The following DNA comes from Vespula pensylvanica isolate Volc-1 chromosome 5, ASM1446617v1, whole genome shotgun sequence.
GAAAGTTACAACGTCGTCGTCAGCGATCGAATGCGCGACGTACTTTGACAGTCGTTTCTCTTCGATACCGTTCTTGTGGAGAGTCGCCATGAAGTCGGTCAAAGGTCGTGACATACGAAACTGAATCTCTAGTTCTCGTCCGGCGAATACCAGAGCTTCCTATAGAAAAacgagacaaaaataaaaaaatattcgtaaaaatattccatGCGATTTAAGAGTCATTAACGACTCATCCGTCTTATACGAACCTATCGCGAATCacgaaaaatgtttcaaacgATTTCGAACGAACCTGATGAGTTATCGGTATTAATCCAAACAGTCTGGTAGCCTTGGTAGGACCCCACTCGCCGCTGGCACAATCCGGAAGTGGAACCATCACCGTCTGAAGTTCTTCGCAAGCGATTTTGAATTTGCACACGCTCTTAAACTTCATTGGCTCACCCGTCAAGTACTCCTTCGGCGTGACCGCGTTCGCAAATATGTCCAAGAGGAATGCTCCCGAGCACGGAGCGTGCACTCGAAATGCAACGATGTTACCGACGACCGACTGCAAACATTTTCCCCCTAATCGATACGAGATCTTCGACGTTTTCCGATCGATATACTGTTTGAGTCGATTTTTCGttcgcttctctttcttttccttttcttttttatctctatttctttctttttttgttctttttacgacgaacgaaaatcatcgacctttttattttattactgttatttatTGGAAACGTTGTACTTACCTGCATGACGAAACGTTTCAACGAAACCCCATCGTATCCGTCGCCGTCGTTATCGTAAAATTTCAGATTATAGTGAAAAATGAGGGACGATTGCATGTGTGCAGGCATCGCTATTCTTACGGTCGCGGCACCGGTCGAATCCGTGTACATAACGGCATTTGTGTTCGTATCCGGAAAATAAAGGCCATATCTGCAAGCACAGAATTTATAAGGAACGGTACTTTCGCGAGTCGGTTTCTATCGCTATATAGTCGATAGTTGCCGTTAAAATATTGGGGAGTTCTGATCTATAATATTTAGTTTGACATCCAACGACATTTGGAAAAGAGATTTGTTGCAAAATGTACCTGAAGAATAACGATCGTACGAAGGGTAATTCCTCGAAATCTTTCAACGTGATCGGTTGTTTGAGCAATTGCCAATCTTCTTGAAGTGGAAAGAATTCGTATATAAATTCTCTCGGATCCGTGAGAAAGTAATGATCGTCGTACTCGTAcctaagttttatatatacatatatatattaactccGTTAAAAATAAACTCGTACGATCTCGAAAATGTACCTTAGGCTATCGTTCTTTGCTTTTGGTTGGCCAGGACGTGGGACTTCTTTGGCATTTACGAGATGTCGAGCTCCCCAATTGCACTGAACGAATCTCCACGCGCCGGCGACGTAAACGGCGTTCCAACTATTCCTGAACCTATTGTCCTCGAAACAGACGCCCGGCTGATAACCAGCGGACTTGCTGTAACCTTTGATAACGACGCAGTGCAACCCAGCGTAACTAAAAATCGTACGATACGATTGAAAGATAATATAGCTGACGTTGCTAACGATTCGTTTGGATCGTCGATCCTACCTGCAGAgtcgtttaaataaaacgtGATAACTCTCGGTGCCGTGTTTGATCCCTCTCAAGAGTCCCATAGGCGTATCTCCTCGCAAATTCTCATCGAATTGCATGGTGTTGAGATTCTTTACAGTGATCCACCGAAATATCGTCCTTGCCTTCTCGATATCCGAGCCACATCTGCTAACCAATTGACGTACAAGGTCGGTAAACGTCTTTTGATCTTCTTGAGCGACCTAGGAGTatacaaaaaatgtattaaatccTCACCGATTCCTTCTCTCATAACTCGAGGATCGTATTCTTACCGAGATCGCGATTTGATCCATATCCGCGAATTCCATGGGATCGTTGTAAATGTGATACTTAGCTAAGGCCGGTGGCTGAGGTGGTGGAGCTCGGGAAGGATACGGTGGTGGTGCTTCTTGAGTATAACCGTCACCCTCATCGAGATACAAACTCTCTTGAAGCATGTACTCGCTTCTTGCCTCGTTTATCAGTTCCAACATCTCCGAACTCTGCTTCTCAACCAATGCTGCCGTGGCAGCTCTGTAAATTCGTCAAAAgatcaaataatattcatcgattattccaagttttttttatctttcgaaagaaatttctctcttaatcCCTGAAGCGAAGGGCTACGTACGCGAGACTCGGTACAGTTTgcgaaacgatatatatatatatatatatatatatatatatatatttttttttttcctttctcattaaaataatgttccacggtaataataatttgaatcgTTCAGCTGTGGTTCTTCTAAGTAAACGCTCGACATTAACCGAATATTATGCAAGTAAGACATCGCCATAATGATAAGCCATCTGCcattttaattagataatataaaCGTACCGCTCGTGCTCCAACATTTTCCTCGTGagactttccttctttttgtctctgCGAAGAGTCATGTTTTTCTCCAAGTCCTCTTTCTCCTGTTGAAATTGTTGGGTACGCGctcttcctcccttctctcGTTCCCACCTCGCCGATAATTGCTCCAGCTCCTTCTCCCACtcgtccttttttatttcattttgtaaagTAAACatacgaagatagaaaaaaaaaagagaaagaaagaggacgagATAAATCACTAATACCGTATAAATTGACAAAtcaaatcaaacaaaaaaagaaaagaacaaagtacTCGAACGTAGCCATCATACGTACTCTAAATTCTTCTCTAATCCgtcga
Coding sequences within:
- the LOC122629105 gene encoding hillarin isoform X2; protein product: MYRPNFYESTCLRCAQTVYQVDRVGPLKDFTFFHAGCFKCAICGTKLTLKTYYNNQHTINDKEVYCSSHVPKPGPGTLDGSSVGIRSALNVPRSGYVNEQIRAGGASPRAAYPPCYDNVDSPNYGRHLNGHGSPPATNSSQGRDYHGGGSGGASSPYNHHQQHHHHNHHAQDGSYQYGRFDASALHIAHALKQTELQKGYSKAREKPIDYYLDRDEQTRLEMKHRKEEDDLYRKFAHHREEEDRRIREEFRDEWEKELEQLSARWEREKGGRARTQQFQQEKEDLEKNMTLRRDKKKESLTRKMLEHERAATAALVEKQSSEMLELINEARSEYMLQESLYLDEGDGYTQEAPPPYPSRAPPPQPPALAKYHIYNDPMEFADMDQIAISVAQEDQKTFTDLVRQLVSRCGSDIEKARTIFRWITVKNLNTMQFDENLRGDTPMGLLRGIKHGTESYHVLFKRLCSYAGLHCVVIKGYSKSAGYQPGVCFEDNRFRNSWNAVYVAGAWRFVQCNWGARHLVNAKEVPRPGQPKAKNDSLRYEYDDHYFLTDPREFIYEFFPLQEDWQLLKQPITLKDFEELPFVRSLFFRYGLYFPDTNTNAVMYTDSTGAATVRIAMPAHMQSSLIFHYNLKFYDNDGDGYDGVSLKRFVMQSVVGNIVAFRVHAPCSGAFLLDIFANAVTPKEYLTGEPMKFKSVCKFKIACEELQTVMVPLPDCASGEWGPTKATRLFGLIPITHQEALVFAGRELEIQFRMSRPLTDFMATLHKNGIEEKRLSKYVAHSIADDDVVTFSISFPEEGQYGLDIYTRESTGPTTAQHDVTGEKHLLTHCCKYLINSSKRN
- the LOC122629105 gene encoding hillarin isoform X1, which gives rise to MRTRRSHVRFWRIERGKLDSRLRKRKRERKRERYIMYRPNFYESTCLRCAQTVYQVDRVGPLKDFTFFHAGCFKCAICGTKLTLKTYYNNQHTINDKEVYCSSHVPKPGPGTLDGSSVGIRSALNVPRSGYVNEQIRAGGASPRAAYPPCYDNVDSPNYGRHLNGHGSPPATNSSQGRDYHGGGSGGASSPYNHHQQHHHHNHHAQDGSYQYGRFDASALHIAHALKQTELQKGYSKAREKPIDYYLDRDEQTRLEMKHRKEEDDLYRKFAHHREEEDRRIREEFRDEWEKELEQLSARWEREKGGRARTQQFQQEKEDLEKNMTLRRDKKKESLTRKMLEHERAATAALVEKQSSEMLELINEARSEYMLQESLYLDEGDGYTQEAPPPYPSRAPPPQPPALAKYHIYNDPMEFADMDQIAISVAQEDQKTFTDLVRQLVSRCGSDIEKARTIFRWITVKNLNTMQFDENLRGDTPMGLLRGIKHGTESYHVLFKRLCSYAGLHCVVIKGYSKSAGYQPGVCFEDNRFRNSWNAVYVAGAWRFVQCNWGARHLVNAKEVPRPGQPKAKNDSLRYEYDDHYFLTDPREFIYEFFPLQEDWQLLKQPITLKDFEELPFVRSLFFRYGLYFPDTNTNAVMYTDSTGAATVRIAMPAHMQSSLIFHYNLKFYDNDGDGYDGVSLKRFVMQSVVGNIVAFRVHAPCSGAFLLDIFANAVTPKEYLTGEPMKFKSVCKFKIACEELQTVMVPLPDCASGEWGPTKATRLFGLIPITHQEALVFAGRELEIQFRMSRPLTDFMATLHKNGIEEKRLSKYVAHSIADDDVVTFSISFPEEGQYGLDIYTRESTGPTTAQHDVTGEKHLLTHCCKYLINSSKRN